The following proteins are encoded in a genomic region of Pikeienuella piscinae:
- a CDS encoding 5-(carboxyamino)imidazole ribonucleotide synthase, with translation MTDAVAPGGTVGILGGGQLGRMLAIAAAQLGLKAHVYAPEADPPAADVARCTRGAWDDAGALRAFAGAVDVVTYEFENVPAAVVDALEPLVPVRPGRKALAVAQDRVTEKRFLNRIGVATAPFAPVDDAESLAAALERVGTPAILKTRRFGYDGKGQARIAGDGDAPGALAAMGGAPAVLEGLIRFSREISVIAARGADGAVACFDPGENVHEDGILRSTTVPAGCDAATAAAAKEIAARILAALDYVGVIGVEFFETDSRALLVNEIAPRVHNTGHWTIEATANDQFRQHVKAVCLWPLGDPARHADAVMENLIGDEALDWARLSAAPGTALHLYGKAEMRPGRKMGHTTRLRAIAAPSSSL, from the coding sequence ATGACTGACGCCGTCGCGCCAGGCGGAACCGTCGGCATTCTCGGCGGCGGACAACTCGGCCGGATGCTCGCCATCGCGGCGGCGCAACTCGGGCTGAAGGCGCATGTCTACGCGCCCGAGGCGGACCCGCCCGCCGCCGACGTCGCCCGTTGCACCCGGGGCGCCTGGGACGATGCGGGCGCGCTCCGCGCCTTCGCCGGCGCCGTCGATGTCGTGACCTATGAGTTCGAGAACGTGCCTGCGGCGGTCGTGGATGCGCTGGAGCCACTGGTTCCGGTTCGGCCCGGACGCAAGGCGCTGGCGGTGGCGCAGGACAGAGTGACGGAGAAACGCTTTCTCAACCGCATCGGCGTCGCCACCGCGCCCTTCGCCCCGGTCGACGACGCGGAATCTCTTGCTGCCGCGCTGGAGAGGGTCGGAACGCCGGCGATTCTCAAGACCCGCCGCTTCGGCTATGACGGCAAGGGGCAGGCGCGGATCGCCGGAGACGGCGACGCGCCCGGCGCTCTCGCCGCGATGGGCGGCGCGCCGGCGGTTCTGGAAGGGCTCATTCGCTTCAGTCGTGAGATCAGTGTGATCGCGGCGCGCGGCGCGGACGGCGCCGTCGCCTGTTTCGATCCGGGCGAGAACGTCCACGAAGACGGTATTCTCAGAAGCACTACGGTTCCGGCCGGTTGTGACGCGGCGACTGCGGCGGCGGCGAAGGAAATCGCAGCGCGCATTCTCGCGGCGCTCGATTATGTCGGGGTGATCGGCGTCGAATTCTTCGAGACGGATTCTCGCGCGCTGCTGGTCAACGAAATCGCGCCCCGCGTCCATAATACCGGCCACTGGACCATCGAGGCGACCGCGAACGACCAGTTTCGCCAGCACGTCAAGGCGGTATGCCTCTGGCCGCTGGGCGACCCCGCGCGCCACGCCGATGCGGTGATGGAGAACCTGATCGGCGACGAGGCGCTGGACTGGGCGCGGCTCTCGGCCGCGCCGGGCACGGCGCTCCATCTCTACGGCAAGGCGGAGATGCGGCCGGGGCGCAAGATGGGTCACACAACCCGGCTGCGGGCGATCGCCGCTCCGTCTTCCTCCCTCTAG
- a CDS encoding HpcH/HpaI aldolase/citrate lyase family protein, whose product MSFTVQPAGPARPNRCQLFGPATRPTIFEKMAASAADVINIDLEDSVAPADKAAARTTAIEAVNDVDWGAKTLSVRINGLDTGFWHHDVIDLIEKTGDRLDLIMIPKVGNAKDIYAVDALVSACEQAARKSKRIGFEVLIETAAGAQNVGEIAAASPRIQSMSFGVADYAASMGMNVTGIGGTQDDYHMLANDEGRTVNMVDPWHYPIARMVAACRQHGVLPVDGPFGDFSDDEGFLAQAKRSATLGCVGKWAIHPKQVALANRVFTPTPAKVEHARRILAAMRAAEEGGQGAAVLDGKLIDLASSRQARVIVTQAELIEAAGG is encoded by the coding sequence ATGAGCTTCACAGTCCAGCCCGCCGGCCCCGCACGCCCGAACCGCTGCCAGCTTTTCGGCCCCGCCACGCGCCCGACGATTTTCGAGAAGATGGCGGCTTCGGCCGCCGACGTGATCAATATCGACCTCGAGGACAGCGTCGCCCCGGCCGACAAGGCCGCAGCGCGCACGACCGCAATCGAGGCGGTGAACGACGTTGACTGGGGCGCGAAGACCCTTTCAGTCCGGATCAACGGACTCGACACCGGATTCTGGCACCATGACGTCATCGACCTGATCGAGAAGACAGGCGACCGGCTCGACCTGATCATGATCCCGAAAGTCGGCAACGCGAAGGATATCTACGCCGTCGATGCGCTGGTCTCGGCCTGCGAGCAGGCGGCGCGAAAGTCCAAGCGGATCGGCTTCGAGGTGCTGATCGAGACTGCGGCCGGCGCGCAGAATGTCGGCGAGATCGCCGCCGCTTCGCCCCGGATCCAGTCGATGAGCTTCGGCGTCGCGGACTACGCCGCCTCCATGGGCATGAACGTGACCGGAATCGGCGGCACGCAGGACGACTATCACATGCTTGCAAACGACGAGGGCCGCACGGTCAACATGGTCGATCCCTGGCACTACCCGATCGCTCGCATGGTCGCGGCCTGCCGTCAGCATGGCGTGCTGCCCGTCGATGGGCCGTTCGGCGATTTCTCGGACGATGAGGGGTTTCTCGCGCAGGCGAAACGCTCGGCGACGCTGGGTTGCGTCGGCAAATGGGCGATTCATCCGAAACAGGTGGCGCTGGCGAACCGGGTATTCACCCCGACGCCGGCGAAGGTTGAGCACGCCCGCCGCATCCTCGCCGCGATGCGGGCGGCGGAGGAAGGCGGCCAGGGCGCCGCGGTGCTCGACGGCAAGCTGATCGACCTCGCCTCGTCGCGCCAGGCGCGGGTGATCGTGACACAGGCGGAACTGATCGAGGCGGCGGGCGGCTGA
- the purE gene encoding 5-(carboxyamino)imidazole ribonucleotide mutase, producing MVEPAPLVGIVMGSQSDWPTMRHAAEILSALEVAHEARIVSAHRTPDRMFAYAEAAAERGLRVVIAGAGGAAHLPGMIAAKTRLPVLGVPVLSKALSGRDSLLSIVQMPKGVPVGTLAIGEAGAANAGLLAAAILATTDEALAARLEAWRAAQTAAVAKEPKDD from the coding sequence ATGGTCGAGCCCGCCCCCCTCGTCGGTATCGTTATGGGAAGCCAGTCCGACTGGCCGACGATGCGTCACGCGGCGGAGATCCTGTCGGCGTTGGAGGTCGCGCATGAGGCGCGGATCGTTTCCGCGCACCGCACCCCGGACCGCATGTTCGCCTATGCCGAAGCGGCGGCGGAGCGCGGCCTGCGCGTAGTCATTGCGGGGGCTGGCGGCGCCGCGCATCTGCCCGGGATGATCGCGGCGAAGACGCGGCTGCCGGTTCTTGGCGTCCCGGTGCTTTCGAAGGCGTTGTCGGGTCGCGACAGCCTGCTCTCCATCGTCCAGATGCCGAAGGGCGTGCCGGTCGGGACGCTGGCGATCGGCGAGGCGGGCGCGGCTAACGCCGGGCTTCTGGCCGCCGCGATTCTCGCGACCACGGACGAGGCGCTGGCGGCGCGGCTTGAGGCTTGGCGCGCGGCGCAGACCGCAGCGGTGGCCAAAGAGCCGAAGGATGACTGA
- a CDS encoding YdcH family protein, with protein MRDMTGSGNLMDGREVLRFKLEELRRRHRSLDDAIAALEHSVAGRDSLDLRRLKKQKLALKDEISRLEDELTPDIIA; from the coding sequence ATGCGAGACATGACCGGATCGGGCAACCTGATGGACGGGCGAGAGGTTCTCCGCTTTAAGCTGGAGGAGCTTCGCCGCCGGCATCGCTCGCTCGACGATGCGATCGCCGCGTTGGAGCATTCGGTCGCAGGGCGCGATTCGCTGGATCTGAGGCGGTTGAAGAAACAGAAGCTGGCGTTGAAGGACGAAATCTCGCGGCTCGAGGACGAGCTCACCCCCGATATCATCGCCTGA
- a CDS encoding S49 family peptidase, with the protein MLNALSDGFASLIKRPPLVSVLRLNGAIGAAGFGRGLTDAALAPLIARAFAPKRLVAVALSINSPGGSPAQSALIAARIRRLADEKSVPVFAFCEDVAASGGYWLATAGDEIYADANSILGSIGVIYAGFGFHTLLEKQGVERRVHTAGRSKSMLDPFRPEQADDVERIKRLQGVIHGNFIDQVRARRGAKLGEGDLFTGEIWVGREAEEIGLIDGIGHLVPTMKSRFGDNAKFNVIEPRRNLFRRLGAPGVEEALGSAAGLIEERALFARYGL; encoded by the coding sequence ATGTTGAACGCTCTCAGCGACGGATTCGCAAGTCTCATCAAACGCCCGCCGCTGGTGAGCGTGCTGCGCCTGAACGGCGCCATCGGCGCCGCCGGGTTCGGTCGCGGATTGACGGACGCCGCGCTCGCGCCGCTCATCGCGCGCGCCTTCGCGCCGAAACGGCTCGTCGCCGTGGCGCTTTCAATCAACTCTCCGGGCGGCTCGCCGGCCCAGAGCGCGCTCATCGCGGCGCGGATCAGACGGCTGGCGGATGAGAAATCCGTCCCCGTGTTCGCCTTTTGCGAGGATGTCGCGGCGTCGGGCGGGTATTGGCTGGCGACGGCCGGCGACGAGATTTACGCCGACGCCAATTCAATTCTCGGCTCGATCGGCGTGATCTACGCCGGGTTCGGCTTTCATACGCTCCTCGAGAAGCAGGGGGTCGAGCGGCGCGTGCACACCGCCGGCCGGTCGAAATCCATGCTCGACCCGTTCCGCCCCGAGCAGGCCGACGACGTGGAGCGGATCAAGCGCCTTCAGGGCGTTATCCATGGCAATTTCATCGATCAGGTCCGCGCGCGCCGTGGTGCGAAACTCGGCGAGGGCGACCTCTTCACCGGTGAGATCTGGGTCGGGCGGGAGGCCGAGGAGATCGGCCTGATCGACGGGATCGGGCATCTTGTCCCAACCATGAAATCCCGCTTCGGCGACAATGCGAAGTTCAACGTGATCGAGCCGAGACGCAACCTCTTCCGGCGTCTCGGCGCACCCGGGGTGGAGGAGGCGCTGGGAAGCGCCGCCGGGCTGATCGAGGAGCGCGCACTTTTCGCGCGCTACGGGCTCTGA
- a CDS encoding acetyl-CoA carboxylase carboxyltransferase subunit alpha, translating to MQSYLEFEKDLADLEGKAVELRMLAKKGGGVDVEGEAKQLDAKAAQLLAELYSNLDPWQKCQIARHPARPHALAYVKTLFTEFTPLAGDRNFAEDHAVIGGLARLNDRPVMVIGQEKGADTKSRIERNFGMARPEGYRKAARLMALADRFALPVVTLIDTPGAYPGKGAEERGQSEAIARSTEMCLKLGAPLVAVVIGEGGSGGAVALAAGDRVMMLEHSIYSVITPEGCASILWKDAEKMREAAAALRLTAQDLKKLGVVDRVVKEPTGGAQRDPMAAIRAVGNAIDQELKGLAGKSPEELRAARRKKFLEMGDATLQ from the coding sequence ATGCAGAGCTATCTCGAATTCGAAAAGGATCTCGCCGATCTTGAAGGAAAAGCGGTTGAGCTCCGGATGCTCGCGAAAAAGGGCGGCGGCGTCGATGTCGAGGGTGAAGCGAAACAGCTAGACGCGAAGGCGGCGCAACTCCTCGCCGAACTCTACTCCAACCTGGACCCCTGGCAGAAATGTCAGATCGCCCGTCACCCGGCGCGCCCGCACGCGCTCGCCTATGTGAAGACGCTCTTCACCGAGTTCACCCCACTCGCCGGCGATCGGAATTTCGCCGAGGACCATGCGGTGATCGGCGGCCTCGCGCGGCTCAACGATCGTCCGGTGATGGTGATCGGGCAGGAGAAAGGCGCGGACACCAAATCGCGGATCGAGCGGAATTTCGGCATGGCGCGGCCCGAAGGCTACCGCAAGGCGGCGCGGCTCATGGCTTTGGCGGACCGGTTCGCGCTCCCTGTCGTGACGTTGATCGACACGCCCGGCGCCTATCCCGGAAAAGGGGCCGAGGAGCGTGGCCAGTCCGAGGCGATCGCGCGCTCGACCGAAATGTGTCTGAAGCTTGGCGCGCCGCTCGTCGCGGTGGTGATTGGCGAGGGCGGCTCGGGTGGCGCGGTCGCGCTGGCGGCGGGCGACCGCGTGATGATGCTGGAGCATTCAATCTATTCGGTGATCACGCCTGAAGGCTGCGCCTCCATCCTCTGGAAGGATGCCGAGAAGATGCGCGAGGCGGCGGCGGCGTTGAGACTGACCGCGCAAGATCTAAAAAAGCTGGGTGTCGTCGATCGGGTGGTTAAGGAGCCGACCGGCGGCGCGCAGCGCGACCCTATGGCTGCGATCAGGGCCGTTGGAAACGCGATCGACCAGGAGCTGAAAGGGCTTGCCGGCAAATCGCCGGAAGAGCTGCGCGCCGCGCGCCGGAAGAAATTCCTGGAGATGGGCGATGCGACCCTGCAATAA
- a CDS encoding SDR family oxidoreductase — MKPGAALVTGGAKRLGRAMALALAEDGWDVAISYLGSKPEAEATADEIRAFGRRAAVLSADLTVEAQTEALIPAATDALGAPLTCLVNNASIFEFDDLDSMNRKGWDRAIESNLRAPVLLTQQFGEQAPAPMTDAAGEPAAGAVVVNMIDQRVLKMTPKFMSYSIAKSALWAFTRMAAQGLAPRVRVMAIGPGPTLRGLRQSEAHFAAQRAATILGRGAGPDEIVAALRFILASPALTGQILAMDGGQHLGWRTPDVLGVE, encoded by the coding sequence ATGAAACCGGGCGCTGCGCTTGTCACCGGCGGCGCGAAACGGCTCGGCCGCGCCATGGCGCTGGCGCTGGCGGAGGACGGATGGGACGTCGCGATCAGCTATCTCGGTTCCAAGCCGGAAGCGGAGGCGACCGCGGACGAGATTCGCGCGTTCGGCCGGCGCGCCGCCGTCCTCTCGGCCGATCTGACGGTGGAAGCCCAGACGGAGGCGCTGATCCCCGCCGCAACCGATGCGCTCGGCGCGCCGCTCACCTGCCTCGTCAACAACGCCTCGATCTTCGAGTTCGACGATCTCGATTCGATGAACCGCAAGGGCTGGGACCGGGCCATAGAGAGCAATCTGCGCGCGCCGGTTCTTCTCACGCAGCAATTCGGCGAACAGGCGCCCGCTCCAATGACCGACGCCGCGGGCGAGCCTGCCGCCGGCGCGGTCGTGGTCAACATGATCGACCAGCGGGTGCTGAAGATGACGCCGAAGTTCATGTCCTACTCGATCGCAAAATCGGCGCTCTGGGCGTTCACCCGCATGGCGGCGCAAGGGCTCGCTCCGCGCGTCCGGGTGATGGCGATCGGCCCGGGGCCGACCCTGCGCGGCCTGCGCCAGTCGGAGGCGCATTTCGCAGCGCAGCGTGCGGCGACCATACTCGGCCGCGGCGCCGGACCCGACGAGATCGTGGCCGCGCTTCGCTTCATCCTCGCCTCTCCAGCGCTCACCGGGCAGATTCTGGCGATGGACGGCGGTCAGCACCTCGGGTGGAGAACTCCGGATGTGCTTGGCGTCGAGTGA
- a CDS encoding heme NO-binding domain-containing protein, with product MRKFARDIATADIAARFEQIGDDRSLPEMIGRLAEMTGEATGELRHAFGRRAFERFAELYPDFIPTNVGALDYLLTIERHVHDEMRFLYPTAQPPQLCCERVSETRLVIRYSSEEPIAEMCAGMLEAALAHFEARALVTRRDETECADGAAAVFDVALLPAA from the coding sequence TTGCGAAAGTTTGCCCGCGACATCGCCACCGCGGATATCGCCGCGCGTTTCGAACAGATCGGCGACGATCGGTCGCTGCCGGAAATGATAGGACGCCTCGCCGAAATGACTGGCGAAGCGACCGGCGAGCTTCGCCACGCCTTCGGGCGCCGCGCATTCGAGCGGTTCGCGGAACTCTACCCGGATTTCATTCCGACCAATGTCGGGGCGCTCGACTATCTGCTGACCATCGAGCGGCATGTTCATGACGAAATGCGCTTTCTCTATCCAACCGCGCAACCACCCCAACTCTGCTGCGAGAGGGTCTCGGAAACCCGCTTGGTCATTCGCTACAGCTCCGAGGAACCGATCGCGGAGATGTGCGCCGGCATGCTCGAAGCCGCGCTGGCGCATTTCGAGGCCCGCGCCCTCGTGACCCGGCGGGACGAGACGGAGTGCGCCGACGGAGCGGCCGCGGTGTTCGATGTCGCGCTCCTCCCCGCGGCCTGA
- a CDS encoding calcium/sodium antiporter has protein sequence MLIDLSLVFAGLALLVFAGDVLVKGAVSLSLRLGVPALVVSLTVVAFGTSAPELLVSIEATLDGATDLVFGNIVGSNIANVYLVLGIPALIAPIAVSQNGVMRNFVLMITASLLLLAVCGYGGLYFWTGIAFLSLLCAVLYDTYLMAMNGKVALDLEEMAPDCLSGPKIAGCIAAGVIGLPIGAHMLIAGAQSVAITMGVSEAAIGLTLVAVGTSLPELATTVMAALRRHADVAIGNVIGSNMFNILGVFGAAALVGDLPTPPGFLELDLWIMLGSSLILAPFIIMRREIGRIAGLAFIAAYVVYCVLALGPRM, from the coding sequence ATGCTGATTGACCTTTCGCTGGTATTCGCGGGCCTCGCGCTTCTGGTTTTCGCCGGCGATGTTCTCGTCAAGGGCGCCGTATCGCTCAGTCTTCGACTGGGCGTGCCGGCGCTGGTCGTCAGCCTCACCGTCGTCGCGTTCGGCACCTCGGCGCCTGAACTGCTGGTTTCGATCGAAGCGACGCTGGACGGGGCGACCGACCTGGTCTTTGGCAATATCGTCGGCTCCAATATCGCGAACGTCTATCTCGTCCTCGGCATTCCCGCGCTGATCGCGCCGATCGCGGTCAGCCAGAACGGCGTGATGCGCAACTTCGTGCTGATGATCACGGCTTCTCTGCTGCTACTCGCCGTCTGCGGCTATGGCGGCCTCTATTTCTGGACCGGAATCGCCTTTCTCTCGCTCCTCTGCGCGGTGCTCTACGACACCTATTTGATGGCGATGAACGGCAAGGTCGCGCTCGATCTCGAAGAGATGGCGCCCGATTGCCTTTCCGGCCCGAAGATCGCGGGGTGCATCGCAGCAGGGGTGATCGGCCTGCCGATCGGAGCGCATATGCTGATCGCGGGCGCACAATCGGTGGCGATCACTATGGGCGTCTCCGAGGCGGCGATCGGGCTCACGCTCGTCGCCGTGGGAACGTCGCTGCCGGAGTTGGCGACGACGGTCATGGCGGCGCTGCGCCGGCACGCCGACGTCGCCATCGGCAACGTTATCGGCTCCAACATGTTCAACATTCTCGGCGTGTTCGGCGCCGCCGCGCTGGTCGGCGACCTGCCGACGCCGCCGGGGTTTCTCGAACTCGACCTCTGGATCATGCTGGGTTCATCGTTGATCCTTGCGCCCTTCATCATCATGCGGCGAGAGATCGGCAGGATCGCGGGGCTGGCCTTCATCGCCGCCTATGTCGTTTACTGCGTTCTGGCGTTGGGTCCGCGCATGTGA
- a CDS encoding carboxymuconolactone decarboxylase family protein has translation MATVKLLTDDELSADAAAVFADIRATRGSDFVNNFWRSLANDPPTLRATWERLKAVMGSSDEGGLDPLTKELVYIAVSIANGCTYCVHSHTAAARAKGLTDAQYGEFLQVVGMASQTNALVTGLQTPVDDVFKPE, from the coding sequence ATGGCGACCGTCAAGCTCCTCACCGACGATGAGTTGAGCGCAGACGCCGCGGCTGTGTTCGCGGATATCCGCGCGACGCGCGGTTCCGATTTCGTGAATAATTTCTGGCGCTCGCTCGCCAACGATCCGCCGACGCTCAGGGCCACATGGGAGCGGCTGAAAGCCGTCATGGGTTCGAGCGACGAAGGCGGACTCGATCCGCTAACGAAGGAACTCGTCTATATCGCGGTCTCGATCGCGAACGGCTGCACCTATTGCGTGCACTCCCACACCGCCGCAGCCCGCGCCAAGGGGCTGACCGACGCGCAATACGGTGAGTTCCTGCAGGTCGTCGGCATGGCGTCCCAGACAAACGCTCTGGTGACCGGGCTTCAGACCCCTGTGGACGATGTTTTCAAGCCGGAGTAG
- the uvrC gene encoding excinuclease ABC subunit UvrC: MTETNAPQSPLGFDEDASNLARDATTGPEVIRSYLLRLPARPGVYRMLGLKGEVLYVGKARSLKARVSNYTRLQGNSTRIQRMILSTASMMFVTTPTETEALLLEANLIKQLKPRYNVILRDDKSFAHIVVGADHPFPQIKKHRGARTRAGRYFGPFASAGAVNRTLNQLQKAFLLRTCSDSMFENRTRPCLLYQIKRCSAPCVGLIDEADYAKLVKDAWRFLEGRSTGVQEELAVRMREASAAMEFEQAAIYRDRIAALTRVQQNQGVNPETVEEADVVAVHAEGGQACVQVFFFRSHQNWGNRAYFPRTGSDAPEEEILAAFLAQFYVGKTPAKLVLTSHEPEDSDLVAEALSLAAGRKVTLARPQRGEKRLLLEHALTNAKEALARRMAESAAQTKLLAGVAEAFGLESPPRRIEVYDNSHIQGAHAVGAMIVAGPEGFEKKAYRKFNIRNAAVTPGDDFGMMKEVLTRRFQRLLREDPDRESAEWPDLILIDGGAGQVAAVREVMAELGVENVAMIGVAKGLERDAGKEEFHKPSGGRPFMLPHRDPTLYFVQRLRDEAHRFAIGAHRAKRSKAIGQNPLDDAPGIGPARKRALLAHFGSAKAVARAGLADLKAVEGISGKMAQALHDFFNDGT; encoded by the coding sequence ATGACCGAAACGAACGCGCCACAGTCCCCGCTTGGCTTTGACGAGGACGCCTCCAACCTGGCCCGCGACGCGACGACCGGGCCGGAGGTGATCCGAAGCTATCTTTTGCGCCTGCCTGCGCGTCCCGGGGTCTATCGGATGCTGGGGCTGAAGGGAGAGGTTCTCTATGTGGGCAAGGCCCGCTCACTGAAAGCCCGCGTCTCAAACTACACCCGCCTTCAGGGCAACAGCACGCGCATCCAGCGGATGATCCTCTCGACCGCGTCGATGATGTTCGTCACCACCCCGACCGAGACCGAAGCTCTGCTGCTCGAAGCCAATCTCATCAAGCAGCTCAAGCCGCGCTACAATGTCATTTTGCGCGACGACAAGAGCTTCGCGCATATCGTCGTCGGCGCGGACCATCCGTTTCCGCAGATCAAGAAGCATCGCGGCGCGCGCACGCGCGCAGGGCGCTATTTCGGCCCGTTCGCCTCCGCCGGCGCCGTGAACCGGACGCTGAACCAGTTGCAGAAGGCGTTCCTGTTGCGGACCTGTTCCGATTCCATGTTCGAGAACCGGACCCGGCCCTGCCTTCTCTATCAGATCAAGCGCTGCTCGGCCCCTTGCGTCGGACTGATCGACGAGGCGGATTACGCGAAGCTCGTCAAGGACGCATGGCGTTTTCTCGAAGGCCGTTCGACCGGCGTGCAGGAGGAACTCGCGGTGCGAATGCGCGAAGCCTCGGCGGCGATGGAGTTCGAGCAGGCGGCGATCTATCGCGACCGGATCGCCGCGCTCACCCGCGTCCAGCAGAACCAGGGCGTAAACCCGGAAACCGTGGAGGAGGCCGATGTCGTCGCGGTCCACGCCGAGGGCGGGCAAGCCTGCGTGCAGGTGTTCTTTTTTCGCTCTCATCAGAACTGGGGCAACCGCGCCTATTTTCCCCGCACCGGCTCCGACGCGCCCGAGGAGGAGATCCTCGCCGCGTTTCTCGCGCAGTTCTACGTCGGCAAGACGCCCGCGAAACTAGTGCTGACCAGTCATGAGCCAGAGGATTCCGATCTCGTCGCCGAGGCGCTGAGCCTCGCGGCCGGGCGCAAGGTCACGCTCGCGCGCCCACAGCGCGGCGAAAAGCGGCTTCTGCTCGAACACGCGCTGACCAACGCGAAGGAGGCGCTGGCGAGGCGTATGGCCGAGAGCGCGGCGCAAACGAAGCTGCTCGCCGGGGTGGCGGAGGCGTTCGGACTTGAGAGCCCGCCACGCCGGATCGAGGTTTACGACAATTCGCATATCCAGGGCGCGCACGCCGTCGGCGCCATGATCGTCGCCGGGCCCGAGGGTTTCGAGAAGAAAGCCTATCGCAAGTTCAACATCAGGAACGCCGCCGTCACCCCCGGCGACGATTTCGGCATGATGAAGGAGGTGCTGACAAGGCGCTTCCAGCGCCTGCTTCGTGAAGATCCGGACCGCGAGAGCGCGGAATGGCCCGACCTGATCCTGATCGACGGCGGCGCCGGACAGGTCGCCGCGGTGCGCGAGGTGATGGCGGAACTCGGGGTCGAGAACGTGGCGATGATCGGCGTCGCGAAGGGGCTGGAGCGCGACGCCGGGAAGGAGGAGTTTCACAAGCCGAGCGGCGGGCGTCCGTTCATGCTGCCGCACCGTGACCCGACGCTCTATTTCGTCCAGCGTCTGCGCGACGAGGCGCACCGTTTCGCGATCGGCGCGCATCGGGCCAAACGCTCGAAAGCGATCGGACAAAACCCGCTCGACGACGCGCCGGGGATCGGCCCAGCCCGAAAGCGCGCCCTACTCGCGCATTTTGGCTCCGCCAAGGCGGTCGCGCGCGCCGGACTCGCTGACCTGAAGGCGGTGGAGGGCATTTCCGGTAAAATGGCGCAGGCGCTCCACGACTTTTTCAACGACGGAACCTGA
- a CDS encoding aspartate aminotransferase family protein, with protein MSHVFPRHTRILPPVAVGGEGCWLIDADGKRYLDGSGGAAVSCLGHGDREVIEAIKAQLDRIAFAHTGFFTSEPAEALADLLIEHAPEGIERVYFVSGGSEATEAAIKLARQYFVEKGEPERGKLIARKQSYHGNTIGALSAGGNEWRRAQFAPLLLDVSHIDPCYEYRLMREGESPEEYGRRAADELETEILRLGPESVMAFIAEPVVGATAGALTPAPGYFKRIHEICDRYGVLLILDEVMCGMGRTGHLFACEAEGVAPDIICIAKGLGAGYQPIGAMLCSGEIYRTIEAGSGFFQHGHTYLGHPAATAAGLAVVRALLGRGLIPTVREKGERFAALLAERFGQNPHVGDLRGRGLFRGVELVADRESKTPFDPARRIAAKVKAAAFEAGLVCYPMSGTVDGRAGDHVLLAPPFIIEDAEMEMLVDRLDTAIGAAISS; from the coding sequence ATGAGCCATGTTTTTCCTCGCCACACCCGCATCCTCCCGCCCGTCGCCGTGGGCGGTGAAGGCTGCTGGCTGATCGACGCTGACGGAAAACGCTATCTCGACGGCTCTGGCGGGGCCGCAGTCTCCTGTCTCGGCCACGGCGACCGGGAGGTGATCGAAGCGATCAAGGCGCAGCTCGACCGGATTGCGTTCGCCCATACCGGCTTCTTCACGTCCGAGCCGGCGGAGGCGCTGGCCGATCTCCTGATCGAGCATGCGCCGGAGGGGATCGAGCGGGTCTATTTCGTTTCCGGCGGGTCGGAGGCGACCGAAGCGGCGATCAAGCTCGCGCGGCAGTATTTCGTCGAAAAGGGCGAGCCGGAGCGCGGAAAGCTCATCGCCCGCAAGCAAAGCTATCACGGAAACACCATCGGCGCGCTTTCGGCGGGCGGCAATGAATGGCGCCGGGCGCAGTTCGCACCGCTGCTGCTCGACGTCTCCCATATCGACCCTTGCTACGAATACCGCCTGATGCGCGAGGGCGAGAGCCCGGAGGAATACGGACGGCGCGCCGCGGACGAGCTGGAGACGGAGATCCTCCGCCTCGGCCCGGAAAGCGTGATGGCGTTCATCGCCGAGCCGGTGGTCGGAGCCACGGCGGGGGCGCTGACGCCGGCGCCGGGCTATTTCAAACGCATCCATGAGATCTGCGACCGCTACGGCGTGTTGCTGATTCTCGATGAGGTGATGTGCGGCATGGGGCGGACCGGCCATCTCTTCGCCTGCGAGGCGGAGGGGGTCGCGCCCGACATCATCTGCATCGCCAAGGGGCTCGGCGCCGGCTACCAGCCGATCGGGGCGATGCTCTGCTCGGGCGAGATCTATCGCACGATCGAGGCGGGGAGCGGGTTCTTCCAGCACGGCCACACCTATCTCGGCCATCCGGCCGCGACGGCCGCGGGGCTGGCGGTGGTGCGGGCGCTGCTCGGACGCGGGTTGATCCCGACGGTGCGCGAGAAAGGCGAAAGATTCGCGGCGCTGCTCGCAGAGCGGTTCGGCCAGAATCCGCATGTCGGCGATCTGCGCGGGCGCGGGCTTTTTCGCGGCGTCGAACTGGTCGCGGACCGGGAGAGCAAGACGCCGTTCGACCCGGCGCGCCGGATCGCTGCGAAAGTGAAGGCGGCGGCTTTCGAAGCCGGTCTGGTGTGCTATCCGATGAGCGGCACGGTGGACGGGCGCGCGGGCGATCATGTCCTGCTCGCGCCGCCCTTCATCATTGAGGATGCGGAGATGGAGATGCTTGTCGATCGGCTCGACACTGCGATCGGTGCGGCGATAAGTAGTTGA